A stretch of DNA from Alicyclobacillus acidocaldarius subsp. acidocaldarius Tc-4-1:
CTGTTGGACCTGGGCTTGAAGCGAGCTGCTGCCGTCTTGCCGGCGTGCGTGGAGTGGGCCGCCGGGCAAGAGGCGACCTATGTCGCATTTCTCCAGCGTTTGCTGGAGGCTGAGCAGGAGGAGCGGCACAGCCGGGCCATGCAGGCTCGGCTGCGCTTGGCGAACTTCCCGTTCCACAAGACCCTCGCCGACTTCGACTTCTCGTTCCAGCCATCTGTGGATGAGCGCCAAATCCGAGAGCTCGCAACGCTAACGTTTGTCCAAGAATGCGGAAACGTGATTTTCCTAGGGCCTCCAGGGGTGGGAAAGACGCATTTGGCCGTGGCCCTCGGCATGGAGGCGATTCGCCAGCGGATGAGCGTCTACTTCGTCACCATGCAGAAACTCGTGAGCGATTTTTTACGCCGAGCCTACCAAGAAGGGCGGCTGGACAGGCGGCTCCGAGTCTATACGCAGCCAAAGATTCTGATCTGTGATGAGGTGGGCTACTTGCCTCTTGACGCGCTCGACGCCGCGAACTTTTTCCGGCTGGTCTCAGAGAGGTACGAGCGAGGGTCGTTGCTCATCACGTCCAACACGAGTTTCACGAATTGGGGAACGCTCTTTGGCGACCAGGTCCTGGCCGCCGCCTTACTCGACCGTTTGTTGCATCATGCAACGACCGTGAATATCCGTGGCAACAGTTACCGCATGAAAGACAAGCTGCGAGCTGGCGTTACGCACGGATTCTCGGCAACAAGAGACGAAGCGAACACATGTGTGGGGAACGAATCGCGATGATTTTGGGGAATCGAATCCGCTGTTTTTGAGGAATCGGGCGCGATTTTTTTGGGGAGTTTTAATCCGCTGTTGACACCGCGAAGGAGATGACGTCTGTCTGCACGCGCTTTTCGACATGTTTCGTCCCCTATTGCGAGGCGCCGCCAAGCGGTATGCGCGCGTCGCCGGGTACGACGAGGCGTATCAGGAGGCGTGCGCCGCGTTTCTGCACGCCATTGCAACACATCACCCAGACGCTGCCCCGTTTCCGGCATACGCCGCAAGTCGAGTGTATGGCGACACCCGCACCTCCATGCGAAGGTGGTGGTTGGCGCAGGAGCGAACAGCGTTCCAGAGGCAATCCGAGGAGGGAAGCCACGAGGAGTGGGACGAAGAACCGGAGCGCAAAGGCCCTTGCTGCTCCGCGGAAGGAGATTCGTTCGACCGCGTGGACCAGCGCCTGACCCTTTTGCGCCTGGCGCGCGAAGCGAGGCTCGCGCCACGAGAAGCCGCCTGGCTCGCGCTCGAACTGGCCGGGCTGGACACGAGTGAGGTGGCAGAGCAACTCGGCGTAAGCCCCGCGACCGTCCGCACCTGGCGCATGCGCGCCGTGCGCAAGATGCGCGAGCGGGCTTTGAACGCGGGGCTGTCCCTGAGCGATCTGTGAGCATTTGACCAGGCGAGGCCGTATCAGGCCTCGCCATCCGCAATGGCAAACAGAATGGTGGCTTCCGCCACCAGCTTGCCATCCACATGGGCCCGGCCCGTTCCTCGGCCCATTCGGCCCTTCATGCGGTCGATCACGACTTCCATGTCCAGCCGGTCTCCGGGCCGCACCTCACCGCGGAAGCGCGCGCCGTCGACACCCGCGAGCAGCGGGCGCTTCCCGCGGTAGGCCGGATCGGCCAAGATGGCGACGCCGCCAAGCTGCGCCATCGCCTCAATGATGAGCACCCCCGGCATAATGGGATAAGCGGGAAAATGGCCTTGAAAGTGAGGTTCATTGGCAGTCACGAGCTTGTACCCCACCGCGCGGCCGCCATCGATCTCCGTGACGCGGTCGACCAGGAGAAACGGGTAGCGATGCGGCAGAATTTGTTGAATCTCCTCGATACTCAGGGGAAGTTTCTGCTCCATCAAGGACCTCCATAGGGTGGGACGCCTCAATACACGCGGCGCCGCACAGGAATGATTTTCATGCTTCGGACGTAGATCACGGTAGTGACGTACGACAGGCCCACCGTGAACCAGAGTACCATTTCACCGGCCGAGGGCGTGGGCCACGCGAGGATACAGAACGAGATGCCGAGGTAGTAAAAGCAAGTCGTGATCTTACCCCACCAGTTCGCCTTCGGCACCGCGCGTTTGCCCTGGAAGTAAAAGAACGCTGCGCCCGCAATCATCGCGAAGTCTCGGAAGACGAGGAGAGCGGCAACCAGCCAGGGAAGGCGTTCAGACGCGAGCAGGGTGAACAGGACGGACACCATCATGAGCTTGTCCGCGAGCGGATCGAGTAACTGGCCCGTGTACGTCTCCAATTTGTACGTGCGAGCGAGATAGCCATCCAGAACGTCGGTGAGACCTGCGAACAGCAACACGGATAAGGCCAAGATCTTGTGCGGACTTTCCACACCATAAAATGCCCATAGATAGCACGGAATCAACAGCAGACGCAAGAGCGTCAACAGATTGGGCAGGTTCACGCGATCGCCTCCTCAACCTCCCGACGTCCGGATGGTATCTGCCAACCCGAGCAACTGATTCGCGATGGAGACGGCCTGCGCATTTTCCTCGTAGAAATCCTGCGCAGCGACGAGCTCAGCCATCGCAGCGGTCTCGTCCACGTTGGACTCGTTTACCGCTCCTTGGATCACGGACGAATTTCGCGCGGGAACCGCGACCCCGCCCGAGGCCAGTCGGTACAGACCGTTGCCTTCCGGAATGAGATGGCTGGACGGCTCCCCGATTTCCACGAGCGCGAGTTTCGCGGTGCGTCCACGTCCGAATTGCACAGTGCCATCCGGCGCGACGGTCATGGACGGCGCGTCCGCCGGCTTCACGATGGGCTGACCGCTGGTAGAGAGGACGGGGTCACCCGATTGGGTCGCGAGCACGAACGAACCATCCGCGCGCCGGCTCCAAATGAAGTTGCCGGCCCGGGTGTACATACGGCCCGAAGGCGTCTGCACGACAAAGAATCCGGGCCCCTCGATGGCAAGATGCGTCGGAATGCCCGTGCGCATCACGGCGCCTTGGCTGAAATCCCGCTCTTCGCCCGTCCGCGCGACGCCCGTGCCCCCGCGCCATCCAGGAGGCGTCACGCGGTCGGCTGAGAAGGGATCCGTCGCGTTGCCGTACACCTGCATCGTGAGCAGATCCGCGAACGTCCCCCGCTCGGCCGCATACCCCGGTGTCTCCAGGTTCGCCAGGTTGTCCGCAATTTGGTCGATCCAAGCGTTGGCCGCCTGCATGCCGGACAACCCATTCCACATCATCTGGCCCATGCGCTCGCCTCCCGCGCTCAGCTGCCCTGAACTCTGCCGATATCCGTCACCGCGACATTCAACAGGGAATCGACCGACTGCGCCACGCGCTGATTGGCCTCATAGGCGTTCAGCGCCTGCATCATTTGAGCCATCGTGGCCGCCACATTCACATTCGACGATTCAAGCGCACCGAAAACCATCCGCCCCGTGCCAGCGCGCAGAAGCGGTGCGACGGCAGATGGCTGGTACGAACTGCCGACCATGTATTCGCCTTCGCCGAGCGGCTGGAGTTGCGTCACATCCGCGTCCACGAGGCCCAATCGACCTCCGGCCACGAGGTTGCCCTGAGCGTCGTAGACGCGAAACGACGGCTGTCCATTGGCATCATACACCGGCGTCCCGCTCTGCGAAAAGATTTGCGTGCCATGGTAGAGCGGGTTGATCACGATCCGCCCTCCTACCAGTACACGTCCCGCCGCATCCAGCGGGGCGATGGCGTGCCCTGCCGCATCCTCCACGACGTTGTTGGCGTTGACTTGCAGGGCGCCGTCCCGCGTCACTGCGAGGCCCGGCTGGCCGCTGGCATCCTCGTAGTTTACGGGTAAAAACGCGTGATAGCCCATGTCATCCGCGCTTCCCACGCGGATGGCGTACGGATCGCCCGTTTCGCTGCCCGGCGTGTAGACCACCTGCCCCGCCGCATTCTCAATGACGTACGAAGGCCGCCCCGCGGCGTCATACACAGGCGAACCGTCTTCGCCAACAAGCTCCGATCCTTGATAGGCCGGATTGCGGACCGCAAACAGCCCTGGAACCGGCTGTCCATTCGCCCCATAGACCGCGAGCGGCATGCCCCCTGCAGTCAGCCTCGCGCCCGCGCCCACCGTCACCGGACCTGCCACGGGTTCAACGCCCTGCGGCGTAAGCGCGTAGGCCACCTCTCCTGACGTGAGGGCGTCGACGATGGCGAGATCGAGCGGCCGTCCCGTCGTCTCAAGGCCACCTTCGGCGAAGGAGGGGACGCCCTCCTGAAAGTCGACACCGCCGCCCATCTCGCCGATGCCGATCCCGGCCGCCCCGTCGCCGTACGAATAACGTTCCATGGCGAACACCGGATCCTCCATG
This window harbors:
- a CDS encoding flagellar basal body rod C-terminal domain-containing protein — translated: MIQGLTAAASGMAAEDRIEQLLSNNLANQETPGFKASIGELMEDPVFAMERYSYGDGAAGIGIGEMGGGVDFQEGVPSFAEGGLETTGRPLDLAIVDALTSGEVAYALTPQGVEPVAGPVTVGAGARLTAGGMPLAVYGANGQPVPGLFAVRNPAYQGSELVGEDGSPVYDAAGRPSYVIENAAGQVVYTPGSETGDPYAIRVGSADDMGYHAFLPVNYEDASGQPGLAVTRDGALQVNANNVVEDAAGHAIAPLDAAGRVLVGGRIVINPLYHGTQIFSQSGTPVYDANGQPSFRVYDAQGNLVAGGRLGLVDADVTQLQPLGEGEYMVGSSYQPSAVAPLLRAGTGRMVFGALESSNVNVAATMAQMMQALNAYEANQRVAQSVDSLLNVAVTDIGRVQGS
- the fabZ gene encoding 3-hydroxyacyl-ACP dehydratase FabZ, yielding MEQKLPLSIEEIQQILPHRYPFLLVDRVTEIDGGRAVGYKLVTANEPHFQGHFPAYPIMPGVLIIEAMAQLGGVAILADPAYRGKRPLLAGVDGARFRGEVRPGDRLDMEVVIDRMKGRMGRGTGRAHVDGKLVAEATILFAIADGEA
- the istB gene encoding IS21-like element helper ATPase IstB; the protein is MSEALVVAQVEEQLLDLGLKRAAAVLPACVEWAAGQEATYVAFLQRLLEAEQEERHSRAMQARLRLANFPFHKTLADFDFSFQPSVDERQIRELATLTFVQECGNVIFLGPPGVGKTHLAVALGMEAIRQRMSVYFVTMQKLVSDFLRRAYQEGRLDRRLRVYTQPKILICDEVGYLPLDALDAANFFRLVSERYERGSLLITSNTSFTNWGTLFGDQVLAAALLDRLLHHATTVNIRGNSYRMKDKLRAGVTHGFSATRDEANTCVGNESR
- a CDS encoding sigma-70 family RNA polymerase sigma factor; amino-acid sequence: MHALFDMFRPLLRGAAKRYARVAGYDEAYQEACAAFLHAIATHHPDAAPFPAYAASRVYGDTRTSMRRWWLAQERTAFQRQSEEGSHEEWDEEPERKGPCCSAEGDSFDRVDQRLTLLRLAREARLAPREAAWLALELAGLDTSEVAEQLGVSPATVRTWRMRAVRKMRERALNAGLSLSDL
- the pgsA gene encoding CDP-diacylglycerol--glycerol-3-phosphate 3-phosphatidyltransferase; translation: MNLPNLLTLLRLLLIPCYLWAFYGVESPHKILALSVLLFAGLTDVLDGYLARTYKLETYTGQLLDPLADKLMMVSVLFTLLASERLPWLVAALLVFRDFAMIAGAAFFYFQGKRAVPKANWWGKITTCFYYLGISFCILAWPTPSAGEMVLWFTVGLSYVTTVIYVRSMKIIPVRRRVY
- a CDS encoding flagellar hook-basal body protein, producing MGQMMWNGLSGMQAANAWIDQIADNLANLETPGYAAERGTFADLLTMQVYGNATDPFSADRVTPPGWRGGTGVARTGEERDFSQGAVMRTGIPTHLAIEGPGFFVVQTPSGRMYTRAGNFIWSRRADGSFVLATQSGDPVLSTSGQPIVKPADAPSMTVAPDGTVQFGRGRTAKLALVEIGEPSSHLIPEGNGLYRLASGGVAVPARNSSVIQGAVNESNVDETAAMAELVAAQDFYEENAQAVSIANQLLGLADTIRTSGG